From one Halothece sp. PCC 7418 genomic stretch:
- a CDS encoding ribonuclease H-like domain-containing protein, protein MNLSKFQVCDQDLSPELLQQYLSTPAVGVDTETMGLNPMRDRLCLVQLCDAEDNVTMIRIGKGQRQAENLSQLMVAPNVQKVFHFARFDVAQIYHTFGVMTAPIFCTKIASKMARTYTSSHGLKSLVQELEQVELDKRSQSSDWGNVGNLSPEQLSYAANDVRYLISMKQKLQTMLEREERWELTQECFQCLPTFVQLDLQQFENIFEH, encoded by the coding sequence ATGAACTTATCAAAATTTCAAGTTTGTGATCAGGACTTGTCCCCTGAATTATTACAACAGTATTTATCAACGCCAGCAGTGGGAGTGGATACCGAAACCATGGGTTTAAACCCGATGCGCGATCGGCTTTGTCTGGTTCAACTGTGTGATGCCGAAGATAATGTTACAATGATTCGCATCGGAAAAGGACAACGACAAGCTGAAAATCTCTCACAATTGATGGTTGCTCCCAATGTGCAGAAAGTCTTTCACTTTGCTCGCTTTGACGTTGCTCAGATTTACCATACTTTTGGAGTGATGACTGCTCCGATTTTTTGTACGAAAATCGCCAGTAAAATGGCGCGAACTTATACATCTAGTCATGGCTTAAAAAGTTTAGTGCAGGAACTAGAGCAAGTAGAACTTGATAAACGCTCTCAAAGCTCAGATTGGGGCAATGTTGGGAACTTATCTCCTGAACAGTTGAGTTATGCAGCCAATGATGTGCGTTATTTGATTAGCATGAAACAGAAGTTGCAGACGATGCTGGAACGAGAAGAACGATGGGAGTTAACTCAAGAGTGTTTTCAGTGTCTTCCGACTTTTGTACAGTTAGATCTCCAGCAGTTTGAAAACATCTTTGAACATTAG
- the cobT gene encoding nicotinate mononucleotide-dependent phosphoribosyltransferase CobT: MIPIYTQIQQGNRWLNQYRGKRPALACVLGFTETGLLPEISAAGATPDDRRYTAIADGECLVNGIQPHPKHPLPPLTVGASPTLISRAFVEALDLPVYLFNAGLPKPPAVPHIDLGGIPAQCVSTGQALPRSKVEALFAQGWQWGEVLAKTVKDSYLIIGECVVGGTTTALGLLTGLRIAAANKVNSSHPHCNHRQKWEIVQAGLGRTDWYFQQTPVDPFGVVAAVGDPMQAVVAGMALSASREVGVLLAGGTQMLAIYALMQRLLREGSRGKLEQVAVGTTRWVTEDLTGDTVGLANTLEDVPLLATGLSFAESRYPQLNAYEDGYVKEGVAAGGCAIAAHLYLGWNQAQLLHTIESLVEQYAEIGSNADHF; this comes from the coding sequence ATGATTCCAATTTATACTCAAATTCAGCAAGGTAATCGTTGGCTCAATCAATATCGCGGAAAACGTCCTGCCTTAGCTTGTGTGTTAGGCTTTACGGAAACGGGTTTATTGCCTGAAATCTCTGCAGCAGGAGCAACGCCTGATGATCGTCGTTATACCGCGATCGCGGATGGAGAATGTTTAGTCAATGGCATCCAACCGCACCCGAAACATCCCTTACCTCCCCTCACTGTCGGTGCATCGCCAACCTTGATTTCCCGTGCTTTTGTAGAAGCCTTAGACTTACCCGTTTATCTCTTTAATGCGGGTTTACCAAAACCGCCAGCCGTCCCTCATATTGATTTAGGGGGAATCCCCGCGCAATGCGTTTCTACAGGTCAGGCGTTACCGCGATCAAAAGTGGAGGCGTTATTTGCCCAAGGATGGCAATGGGGAGAAGTCCTTGCCAAGACCGTCAAAGACAGTTATTTAATCATTGGGGAATGCGTGGTCGGTGGCACAACAACGGCCCTGGGATTACTCACGGGACTGAGAATTGCTGCTGCCAACAAGGTCAACAGTAGTCACCCACATTGTAATCATCGCCAAAAATGGGAAATTGTGCAAGCGGGGTTAGGGCGAACCGATTGGTATTTTCAGCAAACGCCAGTTGATCCCTTTGGTGTCGTTGCTGCCGTCGGTGATCCGATGCAAGCAGTGGTTGCGGGAATGGCTCTTTCAGCGAGTCGGGAAGTGGGGGTGTTACTGGCTGGGGGAACGCAAATGCTGGCGATTTATGCGCTGATGCAACGTTTGCTGCGTGAAGGCAGTCGCGGTAAGTTAGAACAGGTGGCGGTGGGAACAACCCGTTGGGTGACAGAAGATTTAACTGGCGATACGGTGGGCTTAGCTAATACCTTAGAGGATGTTCCTTTATTGGCGACTGGTTTAAGTTTTGCCGAATCTCGTTATCCGCAGTTGAATGCCTATGAAGACGGTTATGTGAAAGAAGGGGTGGCTGCAGGAGGCTGCGCGATCGCGGCTCATTTATATTTAGGATGGAATCAAGCTCAGTTACTCCATACCATTGAGTCTCTAGTTGAACAATATGCAGAAATCGGCTCAAACGCTGATCACTTCTAA
- the tnpA gene encoding IS200/IS605 family transposase, with amino-acid sequence MQSRKNQPDEYRRNPHSVTLLNYHFVFCPKRRKKVLVGEIEHRLQEIIFGLCKENNWRLIACEILPDHVHLFLNTDPTYAPSVVVKKIKGRASHHLRKEFPELKKLPTLWTPSYFVSTAGNVSSETIKKYIENQRGK; translated from the coding sequence ATACAGTCAAGGAAAAATCAGCCTGACGAATACAGAAGAAATCCACATTCAGTGACTCTCCTTAACTACCACTTTGTTTTCTGTCCAAAAAGAAGAAAAAAGGTTTTAGTTGGAGAAATTGAACACCGTCTCCAAGAAATTATATTTGGACTTTGTAAAGAGAATAATTGGAGGCTGATTGCTTGCGAAATTCTGCCAGACCATGTTCATCTTTTTTTGAATACCGATCCTACTTATGCCCCAAGTGTGGTGGTTAAAAAAATTAAAGGACGGGCTTCTCATCATTTGAGGAAGGAATTTCCCGAATTGAAAAAACTTCCCACTTTATGGACTCCCAGTTATTTTGTAAGTACAGCAGGAAATGTCAGTTCAGAAACAATTAAGAAGTATATTGAGAATCAAAGAGGAAAATGA
- a CDS encoding EAL domain-containing protein, whose protein sequence is MTQISDSESQLLRFADLQVFEHLSSPIWIYDVQQNQILWANSAARESWEVSSVKAINEGNGDSVQIEATNLIANQRQLLSEARNRVTWTMTHSEKRLRFDSLCSRIYLEGYDFTVLVEATPLLNEASNDCDAVAGVGNISDRAWNQRQLKEQTGILEAIATHQPLSQILRQLIRTLETLIPNRIGSFLLYDPKRHCLGSGEAINLPVEYLQALEGLPIGPKVGCCGTAAYLRKPVIVSNIATDPLWEEFRDLALRFHLKAAWSYPIFGENRALLGTFCCYSQKIEKPTPHDLDVTQMITHLAGLAITQDQVTKERDQKLALVEAAVDGIGIVENDCFCYLNQAHAEIFGYDSPDELVGCSWRILYSPEEAARLEQVMMPMLQQQGYWRGSAIGQRKDGTMFPQEISLTLVDEDKIICVGRDISDRAAVEQAWRESEKKYRSIFENITQGIFQVTLEGQYLNVNPFLAQLYGYDSPEDLIKNITNLAEELYVDPQRCHKLSQITLKYCTVKNFESQVYRKDGTKIWISVTQHAVYDKAGHFLFFEGVIEDITARKEAEDQLYYQAFHDGLTQLSNRTWFVQRLEGAIYAYEKGFTESCYAVFFIDLDRFKIINDSLGHITGDELLKQVADRFKSAVSDHYLIARFGGDEFALLATNINCQEDCSDIAQKLIDTCQDPFLLKGNRYFIGVSIGIAVGDLYYQTPEEVLRDADAAMYEAKAKGRGYVFFQPEIRERVLSCLLLENDLEGAIEREEFQLRYQHLVYLETNQLYGFEVLLRWIHPQRGAISPADFIPIAEQTGVIKELDAWVLKQSCRQLRQWQNQFSTAKDLVISVNLSPVELLQPNLVEQIADTLKEEGIAPHCIRLELTETAFLDNTRLDIFQQLQALGIQISIDDFGTGESSLSRLHQLPLSTIKVDRVFVQQLDQGHSGKALVQTILNLAHSLGVNTLSEGIETQQQRDTLLNLGCLLGQGYFYSPPVTAHAATQMLDQHDRATSVIRDQ, encoded by the coding sequence ATGACACAAATTTCCGATTCTGAGAGCCAATTGTTAAGATTTGCTGATTTGCAGGTGTTTGAGCATTTAAGCTCACCAATCTGGATTTATGACGTGCAGCAAAATCAAATCCTCTGGGCAAATTCAGCAGCACGCGAGAGTTGGGAAGTTTCGTCTGTAAAAGCGATTAATGAAGGGAATGGCGACTCTGTGCAAATTGAAGCTACTAACCTGATCGCCAATCAAAGACAATTACTGAGTGAAGCAAGAAATAGGGTCACTTGGACAATGACTCACTCTGAGAAGCGATTAAGGTTTGACAGTCTTTGTTCCAGAATCTACTTAGAGGGATATGATTTTACGGTTTTAGTTGAAGCAACGCCCTTGTTGAATGAAGCCAGCAATGATTGTGATGCCGTTGCAGGAGTAGGAAATATCAGCGATCGCGCCTGGAATCAACGACAACTGAAAGAACAGACAGGGATTCTCGAAGCGATTGCCACGCATCAGCCCCTTTCCCAGATTTTAAGGCAACTCATTCGCACCCTAGAAACCCTGATTCCCAACCGCATTGGCTCATTTTTACTCTACGATCCCAAACGCCATTGTTTAGGGTCAGGGGAAGCGATTAATCTTCCTGTGGAATATCTCCAAGCCTTAGAAGGCTTACCTATAGGCCCAAAAGTAGGTTGTTGTGGGACAGCAGCTTATCTCAGAAAACCCGTGATTGTCAGTAATATCGCCACCGATCCCCTCTGGGAAGAGTTTCGAGATTTAGCACTGAGGTTTCACTTAAAAGCAGCATGGTCTTATCCGATTTTCGGGGAAAATAGGGCGTTACTGGGAACATTTTGCTGTTACTCTCAAAAGATCGAAAAACCAACCCCCCACGATTTAGATGTAACACAAATGATCACTCACTTAGCTGGGTTAGCCATTACTCAAGATCAAGTGACGAAGGAAAGGGATCAAAAACTGGCATTAGTGGAAGCTGCGGTAGATGGGATTGGAATAGTGGAAAATGATTGTTTTTGCTATCTCAATCAAGCTCATGCGGAGATATTTGGCTATGATTCCCCTGATGAGTTAGTGGGGTGCAGTTGGCGAATTCTTTATTCCCCCGAAGAAGCAGCCCGTCTGGAACAAGTGATGATGCCAATGTTACAACAACAGGGGTATTGGCGAGGAAGCGCGATCGGGCAACGAAAAGATGGGACAATGTTTCCTCAAGAAATCTCCCTCACTCTGGTTGATGAAGATAAAATCATTTGTGTCGGTCGGGATATCAGCGATCGCGCTGCTGTAGAACAGGCTTGGCGAGAAAGTGAAAAGAAATATCGCAGCATCTTTGAAAATATCACCCAAGGCATTTTTCAAGTCACCCTTGAGGGTCAATATCTCAATGTAAATCCTTTTTTAGCCCAGCTTTACGGTTATGACTCACCAGAAGATCTCATCAAAAACATTACCAACTTAGCAGAGGAACTCTATGTTGATCCGCAACGTTGTCATAAATTATCTCAAATCACCTTAAAATATTGCACAGTCAAAAACTTTGAATCGCAAGTTTACCGTAAAGACGGAACAAAAATCTGGATTTCTGTAACCCAACACGCGGTCTATGACAAAGCAGGTCATTTTCTTTTCTTTGAAGGGGTAATCGAAGATATTACCGCCCGTAAGGAAGCAGAAGATCAACTCTACTACCAAGCCTTTCATGATGGGCTAACCCAACTCTCGAACCGTACTTGGTTTGTGCAACGGTTAGAAGGGGCAATCTATGCTTACGAAAAAGGCTTCACCGAAAGTTGTTATGCTGTCTTTTTCATTGACTTAGATCGCTTCAAAATCATTAATGATAGCCTCGGACATATTACAGGAGATGAACTCCTCAAACAAGTCGCTGATCGTTTCAAGAGTGCCGTTAGCGATCATTATCTCATTGCTCGTTTTGGTGGAGATGAGTTTGCTCTTCTCGCCACTAATATTAATTGCCAAGAAGATTGTAGCGACATTGCACAAAAATTAATTGATACCTGCCAAGACCCTTTTCTCTTAAAAGGAAATCGCTATTTTATTGGGGTCAGTATTGGGATTGCTGTTGGTGATTTATATTATCAAACGCCAGAAGAAGTGTTACGAGATGCTGATGCAGCAATGTATGAAGCAAAAGCTAAGGGCAGAGGATATGTTTTCTTCCAACCTGAAATCAGAGAACGAGTTTTATCTTGTTTATTACTAGAAAATGATTTAGAGGGAGCAATTGAACGCGAAGAATTTCAACTCCGCTATCAACACTTAGTGTATCTAGAAACCAACCAACTTTATGGCTTTGAAGTGCTTTTGCGATGGATTCATCCCCAACGAGGAGCAATTTCACCCGCCGATTTTATTCCCATTGCAGAACAAACAGGGGTGATTAAAGAACTCGATGCTTGGGTTTTAAAACAAAGTTGTCGTCAGCTTCGTCAATGGCAAAATCAATTTTCTACTGCAAAAGATTTAGTAATTAGCGTAAATTTATCCCCTGTGGAATTACTGCAACCCAACTTAGTGGAACAAATTGCAGACACCTTAAAGGAAGAAGGCATTGCTCCCCATTGTATTCGCTTAGAACTCACAGAAACCGCCTTTCTCGATAACACTCGCCTCGACATCTTCCAGCAATTACAAGCCCTAGGAATACAAATTAGCATTGATGATTTTGGGACAGGAGAATCCTCTTTAAGTCGTTTACATCAATTGCCTTTAAGTACGATTAAAGTTGATCGGGTATTTGTCCAACAATTAGATCAAGGTCATTCTGGAAAAGCACTGGTTCAAACCATTCTCAACTTAGCCCATAGTTTAGGAGTAAACACTCTTTCCGAAGGAATTGAAACCCAACAGCAACGAGATACGTTATTGAACTTAGGATGTCTTTTAGGACAGGGCTATTTTTATTCCCCTCCCGTTACCGCCCACGCTGCAACTCAGATGTTAGATCAACATGATCGCGCTACAAGCGTAATCCGTGACCAGTGA
- a CDS encoding histidinol-phosphate transaminase: MLNHSTKTAFKFIRPDLAELLAYSSHGEDVTMPSEVDKLDTNESPYDLPEAEKEQLARQYQTIIESNRYPDGSHEELKSAIAQYVNENSSFPFDPSYISVGNGSDELIRSLLIATCVGTNASILVSEPTFSMYKILAQTLGITAISIPREETHFTIKRGQADHAIAQAGAIGQGVKVIFVVHPNSPTGNLLSAAEIEWLKSLPEDILVVIDEAYFEFSAQTLVSELPEHPNWAILRTFSKAFRLAAHRVGYCIAHPQLTQALEKIRLPYNLPSFSQAAALVALQNREQLLSTLAETQQERDKLYHFLSADSRLQVWESDANFIYLRLNLASREEQHQQQQQLVKTLHQQGTLVRHTANGIRISIGTPSENERTQSHLAAYLDKNF, from the coding sequence ATGCTCAATCATTCGACAAAGACTGCCTTTAAATTCATTCGTCCTGATCTTGCAGAATTGCTTGCTTACTCTTCTCATGGAGAAGATGTGACAATGCCCTCCGAGGTGGATAAACTAGATACAAATGAGAGTCCTTATGATCTTCCTGAAGCCGAAAAAGAGCAGTTAGCGCGACAATATCAAACCATTATTGAGAGTAATCGTTACCCCGATGGCAGTCATGAGGAATTAAAAAGCGCGATCGCGCAGTATGTCAATGAAAATAGCTCGTTTCCATTCGATCCTAGTTATATTTCTGTGGGGAACGGATCAGATGAGTTGATTCGTTCGCTTCTGATCGCCACCTGTGTCGGAACCAACGCCTCAATTCTGGTTTCTGAACCCACCTTCTCCATGTATAAAATTCTGGCGCAAACCCTAGGGATCACCGCCATTTCTATTCCTAGAGAAGAAACCCACTTTACCATCAAACGAGGACAAGCCGATCACGCGATCGCGCAAGCAGGTGCAATTGGACAAGGTGTTAAAGTGATTTTTGTCGTCCATCCCAACTCCCCCACGGGAAACTTACTCAGTGCTGCGGAAATTGAATGGCTCAAAAGCCTCCCAGAAGACATCTTAGTTGTTATTGACGAAGCCTACTTTGAATTTAGCGCTCAGACCTTAGTTTCCGAGCTTCCCGAACATCCCAATTGGGCGATTCTCCGCACCTTCTCCAAAGCCTTTCGCCTAGCAGCCCATCGGGTTGGTTACTGTATCGCCCATCCCCAACTCACCCAAGCCCTAGAAAAAATTCGTCTCCCCTATAATCTACCCAGTTTTTCCCAAGCAGCAGCTTTAGTCGCCCTCCAAAACCGAGAACAGTTACTGTCAACCCTCGCGGAAACCCAACAAGAACGAGACAAACTCTATCACTTTCTCTCCGCCGATTCCCGTCTTCAAGTGTGGGAAAGTGATGCGAACTTTATTTATTTGCGTCTCAATCTTGCTTCGCGAGAGGAACAACATCAGCAACAGCAACAACTGGTCAAAACCTTACACCAGCAAGGAACATTAGTGCGTCATACCGCCAATGGAATCCGCATTAGTATTGGGACTCCTTCAGAAAATGAGCGCACTCAAAGCCATTTAGCAGCGTATCTGGACAAAAATTTTTAG
- a CDS encoding RNA-guided endonuclease TnpB family protein, translating into MSYQTTKLNITKNISDQTRDVLVFLCHEANNLWNTAVYQIRQNHFATCGVREFFDKNDCFRRQFRDKKVKVSYPQLGKDFKENQHYQWLGAQQGQQVLKSVEEAFKSYNELLEMWFNGEIDQKPKLPNYRTKGGLCDFTFPRQSLRFNHENGSWFLPMSKMIKEHWVKEKEEFSIPSVNYIGDTNVAEIRILPQHGKLWAELVYKVEEKVATDLDYSQALGCDPGVNNLLTCVSTLGKSFIVDGHKIKGVNAKYNKTVAKYKQGKSDFYCDEYLGELTHKRSCFMRDAVNKTARFIINYCLNHRIGNIVFGWGQGVKTNCNLGSKNNQNFVQIPTARLKNQIKELAELVGIKFTETEESYTSCSSFLDNDYLPVFGGEKPANWKESGKRVKRGLYQTRKGKLINADCNGAANILRKVSTQLGLGLTEVCRAVLSLPKRYDVFSLLKKSYRKRGEVRFNLAS; encoded by the coding sequence ATGTCATATCAAACGACTAAGTTGAACATCACAAAAAATATCAGTGACCAAACTAGAGATGTTTTGGTATTTCTGTGCCACGAAGCAAATAATCTTTGGAATACAGCGGTCTATCAAATTAGGCAAAACCACTTTGCTACTTGTGGAGTCCGAGAATTTTTTGATAAAAATGACTGCTTTCGTCGTCAATTCAGGGACAAAAAAGTAAAAGTTAGTTATCCTCAACTTGGTAAAGACTTTAAGGAAAACCAGCATTATCAATGGCTAGGCGCACAGCAAGGTCAACAAGTCTTAAAATCAGTCGAGGAGGCGTTTAAGTCTTATAACGAACTGTTGGAAATGTGGTTCAACGGAGAAATTGACCAGAAACCAAAACTCCCAAATTATAGAACAAAGGGAGGGTTATGTGATTTTACTTTTCCACGCCAATCTCTTCGTTTTAATCACGAAAATGGTTCTTGGTTTTTGCCAATGAGTAAAATGATTAAAGAACATTGGGTAAAAGAAAAAGAGGAGTTTTCAATTCCCTCAGTCAATTATATTGGCGATACCAATGTCGCAGAAATCAGAATCCTTCCTCAGCATGGAAAACTTTGGGCGGAACTTGTTTACAAGGTGGAAGAAAAAGTGGCGACCGATTTAGATTATTCTCAGGCTTTGGGATGTGATCCAGGAGTAAATAATCTGCTAACTTGTGTCTCCACTCTCGGAAAAAGTTTCATTGTTGACGGACATAAAATTAAGGGTGTAAATGCTAAATACAACAAAACAGTTGCTAAATACAAACAAGGGAAGTCGGATTTTTATTGTGATGAATACTTGGGTGAGTTAACCCATAAACGATCATGTTTTATGCGTGATGCTGTGAATAAGACAGCACGGTTTATCATTAATTATTGTCTTAATCATCGTATCGGTAACATTGTTTTCGGTTGGGGACAAGGAGTGAAAACAAATTGCAATCTGGGTTCAAAAAATAACCAAAACTTCGTACAGATACCCACAGCTAGGCTCAAGAATCAAATTAAAGAGTTGGCAGAATTAGTGGGAATTAAGTTTACTGAAACCGAGGAAAGTTACACCTCTTGTAGCTCATTTTTAGATAATGATTACTTGCCAGTGTTCGGCGGCGAGAAACCTGCCAACTGGAAAGAATCAGGAAAAAGAGTTAAAAGAGGGCTATATCAAACTCGTAAGGGTAAGTTAATTAATGCTGATTGTAACGGTGCAGCTAATATCCTAAGAAAGGTAAGTACACAGTTAGGCTTAGGTCTAACCGAGGTATGTCGGGCAGTCTTGAGTCTGCCCAAGCGGTATGATGTTTTCAGTTTGCTGAAGAAATCATACCGTAAACGCGGAGAAGTGAGATTTAATCTCGCTTCGTAG
- the trpB gene encoding tryptophan synthase subunit beta — translation MTVSSVSPSSPSQYPDAKGRFGQFGGKYVPETLIWALSELETAYHQICRDPDFNQQLTQLLQDYVGRPSPLYFAERLSEYYAQPHGVTPQIYLKREDLNHTGAHKINNAIAQVLLARKMGKQRIIAETGAGQHGVATATVCARFGLDCVIYMGVQDMERQALNVFRMRLMGAKVEPVAAGNGTLKDATSQAIRDWVTNVENTHYILGSVAGPHPYPMIVRDFHAIIGEETRRQCQEKWGGLPDILLACIGGGSNAMGLFSDFVSESSVRLIGVEAGGEGINSAHHAATLTRGQPGVLHGAMSYLLQDEEGQVTEAHSISAGLDYPGVGPEHSYLKDSGRAEYYSVTDAEAVEAFQRMSRLEGIIPALETAHAFAYLETLCPQLSGSPKIVINCSGRGDKDVQTVAKYLEEHSES, via the coding sequence GTGACAGTATCATCGGTTTCTCCATCGTCTCCATCCCAATATCCTGATGCGAAAGGGCGTTTTGGTCAGTTTGGCGGGAAATATGTTCCCGAAACCCTCATTTGGGCCCTCAGTGAACTGGAAACAGCCTATCATCAAATTTGTCGCGATCCAGATTTTAATCAGCAATTAACCCAATTGTTGCAAGATTATGTGGGACGACCTAGCCCCCTCTATTTTGCCGAACGTCTCAGTGAATACTACGCTCAACCTCATGGTGTAACGCCACAAATCTATCTGAAGCGAGAAGATTTAAACCATACAGGAGCGCACAAAATTAACAACGCGATCGCGCAAGTGCTTTTAGCTCGAAAAATGGGCAAACAGCGCATCATTGCTGAAACTGGAGCGGGTCAACATGGCGTTGCCACAGCAACCGTTTGCGCTCGTTTTGGCTTAGATTGTGTGATTTATATGGGGGTTCAAGATATGGAACGTCAAGCCCTCAATGTCTTTCGGATGCGCTTAATGGGAGCAAAAGTCGAACCAGTCGCAGCAGGGAATGGAACGCTGAAAGATGCGACATCACAAGCCATCCGCGATTGGGTAACCAACGTAGAAAATACCCACTACATCCTCGGTTCGGTCGCTGGCCCCCATCCCTACCCGATGATCGTCCGTGACTTTCACGCCATCATTGGAGAAGAAACTCGTCGTCAATGTCAGGAAAAATGGGGCGGACTCCCAGATATTCTCTTAGCCTGTATTGGTGGCGGATCGAATGCCATGGGACTCTTCTCCGATTTTGTTTCTGAGTCTTCAGTGCGTCTGATTGGTGTGGAAGCAGGGGGAGAAGGAATCAACTCGGCTCATCATGCAGCAACCCTCACCCGTGGACAACCAGGAGTCCTTCATGGGGCGATGAGTTATCTTCTACAAGATGAAGAGGGACAAGTGACAGAAGCTCATTCCATTAGTGCAGGCTTAGACTATCCAGGAGTTGGACCCGAACATAGTTATCTCAAAGATAGCGGTCGCGCTGAATATTACAGTGTCACTGATGCAGAAGCAGTAGAAGCCTTTCAACGGATGTCTCGTTTAGAAGGCATTATTCCCGCTTTAGAAACGGCTCACGCCTTTGCCTACTTAGAAACCTTATGTCCCCAACTTTCTGGATCGCCTAAGATTGTGATTAACTGCTCAGGACGCGGTGATAAAGATGTGCAAACCGTCGCCAAGTATTTAGAAGAACACAGTGAATCGTGA
- a CDS encoding aminotransferase class I/II-fold pyridoxal phosphate-dependent enzyme, which yields MNDFEYRSQINTPLLDALRGSSNRPHAPFYVPGHKRGKGISSRLLALFGEDVFRYDLPELPEFGNLFPPEGVMKQAQGLAAEAFGADQTWFLANGSTSGVMAAILATCGEGEKIILPRTVHQSAIAGLILSGAIPIFINPVYDSSFDLPYNLTPTAFHSAIAQHPDSKAILITSPTYQGVCADIETIAQIAHSHQIPLLVDAAHGAHFGFHPQFPKSPLTLGADVVIQSLHKTLGALTQASLLHQKGQRVSATALTSALQCLQSSSPSHLLLASLDAARQQVATAGEKLLGQALALAQQATEKIKTIPEITVFSPATPQLGCQAIDPTRLSVDVSALGLTGFAADEILHEQFAVTAELPTAKTLTFVVTFGNTEADIEALVKGLRALKEKKTAEEISKMKLSALPPLAPCISPRQAFFSEKKTLPVSSTIGQISAEFVCPYPPGIPVLMPGETITAEALTYLQQVLALGSNVSLTGCRDSSLETLEVISV from the coding sequence ATGAATGATTTTGAATACAGATCACAAATAAATACCCCCTTGTTAGATGCACTGAGGGGAAGTAGCAACCGCCCTCATGCGCCATTTTATGTCCCTGGACATAAACGAGGAAAAGGGATCTCGTCTCGATTATTAGCCTTATTTGGAGAGGATGTCTTTCGTTACGATTTACCAGAATTGCCTGAGTTTGGAAACCTGTTTCCGCCAGAAGGCGTAATGAAACAAGCGCAAGGGTTAGCTGCTGAGGCCTTTGGAGCGGATCAAACTTGGTTTTTAGCCAATGGTTCCACTTCTGGGGTGATGGCTGCAATTTTAGCGACTTGTGGCGAGGGTGAGAAAATTATTTTGCCTCGCACGGTTCATCAAAGCGCGATCGCGGGACTAATTTTATCAGGAGCAATTCCGATTTTTATCAATCCCGTGTATGATTCCAGCTTCGATTTACCCTACAACCTCACACCAACCGCTTTCCACAGCGCGATCGCGCAACATCCTGACAGCAAAGCTATCCTCATCACTTCTCCCACCTATCAAGGGGTTTGCGCCGACATTGAAACCATAGCTCAAATTGCTCATTCGCATCAGATTCCTCTCCTTGTGGATGCTGCACACGGGGCGCATTTTGGGTTTCATCCCCAGTTTCCGAAATCTCCTCTCACTCTGGGTGCAGATGTGGTGATCCAGTCACTACACAAAACCTTAGGCGCACTCACTCAGGCTTCTCTCCTCCATCAGAAAGGACAACGAGTTAGTGCAACTGCTCTCACCTCTGCATTACAGTGTTTACAATCTAGTAGTCCTAGTCATTTACTGTTAGCCTCCCTCGATGCAGCGCGTCAACAAGTCGCCACCGCAGGGGAAAAATTATTAGGACAGGCTTTAGCCTTAGCCCAACAAGCCACTGAGAAAATCAAAACTATTCCTGAAATCACTGTTTTTTCTCCTGCTACCCCCCAACTGGGCTGTCAAGCAATCGACCCCACCCGCCTGAGTGTCGATGTCTCTGCTTTGGGGTTGACTGGCTTTGCAGCAGACGAAATCTTACATGAACAATTCGCTGTCACCGCAGAGTTACCCACCGCAAAAACCTTGACCTTTGTGGTTACTTTTGGCAATACTGAAGCTGACATAGAAGCTCTCGTCAAGGGGTTGAGGGCATTAAAAGAGAAGAAAACAGCAGAAGAAATCAGCAAGATGAAACTCTCTGCTTTGCCCCCCCTTGCGCCTTGTATTTCTCCTCGTCAAGCCTTCTTTAGCGAAAAGAAGACCCTACCTGTATCATCTACTATTGGTCAAATCAGTGCAGAATTCGTTTGTCCTTATCCTCCAGGAATCCCCGTTTTAATGCCTGGAGAAACGATTACAGCAGAAGCCCTCACTTACTTACAACAGGTGCTGGCGTTGGGTAGCAACGTCAGTCTTACGGGATGTCGTGATTCTAGTTTGGAGACCTTAGAAGTGATCAGCGTTTGA